From a single Larimichthys crocea isolate SSNF chromosome XIII, L_crocea_2.0, whole genome shotgun sequence genomic region:
- the LOC104926266 gene encoding xylose isomerase, which produces MAAQEEFFTGIPKIPYVPSAGAGDVMCFKHYHAEEVLMGKTMEDWLRFSVCYWHSFCGTGADPFGSPTLHRPWNEGTPMEAAKLRLRAAFEFFTKLGVKYYTFHDRDMAPEGSTLEESNRNLDEITDLALELQSQTGIKVLWVTCNLFAHPRYMNGAATNPDCHVLAYAGAQVKKGLDVAKKLGAENFVFWGGREGFLSIYNTDVAAELKHMANFFKMAVQYKEKIGLKCQFLIEPKPKEPCKHQYDYDAMSVIGFLKHYGLESHFKLNIEPNHTTLAGHSYEHDVVMASAFGMLGSVDSNTGSPDLGWDTDQFPMDIRNTTLVMKTIVEQGGLQPGGLNFDAKVRRESTDLEDLFIAHIGAMDAFARGLRHAIRIIEDGLITGMVKERYSSFSHGIGQKVEEGSATLEEMEAFITQKGEPKVTSGKQEKYESIFNHYI; this is translated from the exons ATGGCAGCGCAGGAGGAGTTCTTCACGG GCATTCCCAAGATCCCATATGTACCCAGTGCTGGAGCAGGAGATGTCATGTGCTTCAAACACTACCATGCAGAAGAG GTGCTGATGGGGAAGACGATGGAGGACTGGCTGAGGTTCTCAGTCTGCTACTGGCACTCCTTCTGTGGAACTG GTGCTGATCCTTTTGGGTCTCCAACCCTCCACCGACCCTGGAATGAAGGAACTCCTATGGAAGCAGCTAAGCTGCGACTTCGGGCTGCTTTTGAGTTTTTCACCAAGCTTGGT GTGAAATATTATACATTTCACGACAG GGATATGGCTCCTGAGGGCTCCACTCTGGAGGAGTCCAACAGGAATCTGGATGAAATAACAGACCTGGCTCTCGAGCTGCAGAGCCAGACTGGAATCAAGGTGCTGTGGGTCACCTGCAATCTCTTTGCCCACCCAAG GTACATGAATGGTGCAGCCACCAACCCTGACTGTCATGTTCTGGCCTACGCTGGTGCACAGGTTAAAAAGGGGCTCGATGTTGCCAAGAAGCTTGGTGCAGAAAATTTCG TGTTCTGGGGAGGGCGGGAAGGTTTCCTTTCCATCTATAATACTGATGTTGCTGCTGAACTGAAGCACATGGCCAACTTCTTCAAAATGGCTGTCC AGTACAAAGAGAAGATCGGGTTGAAGTGTCAGTTTCTTATTGAGCCCAAGCCAAAGGAGCCCTGCAAACACCAGTATGACTATG ATGCTATGAGTGTTATAGGATTCCTCAAACATTATGGACTGGAGAGTCACTTCAAGTTGAACATCGAGCCCAACCACACCACCCTGGCAGGACACTCATACGAACACGATGTTGTCATGGCCTCTGC GTTTGGCATGCTGGGTTCAGTTGACTCAAACACTGGTTCTCCAGACCTAGGGTGGGACACAGACCAGTTCCCCATGGACATCAGGAACACCACCTTGGTCATGAAG ACCATCGTTGAACAAGGTGGCTTGCAGCCAGGAGGTCTGAACTTTGATGCTAAGGTGCGCAGAGAGTCCACAGACCTGGAGGACCTGTTCATCGCTCACATCGGAGCCATGGACGCGTTTGCTAGAGGACTCCGCCATGCCATTCGCATTATTGAGGACGGACTCATCACTGGCATGGTGAAG GAGCGATACTCAAGCTTCAGTCATGGGATTGGACAGAAAGTAGAGGAAGGCTCTGCCACATTAGAGGAAATGGAG GCTTTCATCACGCAGAAAGGTGAGCCGAAGGTCACATCAGGAAagcaagaaaaatatgaatCCATCTTCAATCATTACATATAG
- the rnf144b gene encoding E3 ubiquitin-protein ligase RNF144B: protein MASRSPTLSREARDSAAEADANPEPGPEVFCKLCLSEQPSAATRELLSCNCVFCTACLQQYVQLAIMEGGGAPITCPDMACQKTGMLQDSEITGLAREDQAELYQRLKFERGVKLDPSKAWCPVLECQAVCNLQPSTEGQPTAASCPTCHTVFCSGCRGSWQDGHTCPERQPMMSPSLSHESRVHSDSDSDVPIKQCPMCGIYIERNQGCAQMLCKSCKHTFCWYCLQNLDGDIFLRHYDKGPCRNKLGHSRASVMWNRTQVVGILVGVSIIVLVTSPLLLLASPCILCCVCKPCSGKKKKKKRKKDLNQPDSSTS from the exons ATGGCAAGCAGGAGTCCCACCCTGAGCCGGGAAGCCAGGGATTCGGCAGCTGAGGCCGACGCTAACCCCGAGCCAGGGCCTGAGGTCTTTTGCAAGCTGTGCCTCAGCGAGCAGCCCTCCGCAGCCACCAGGGAGCTGCTGAGCTGCAACTGTGTGTTCTGTACAGCG TGTCTGCAGCAGTATGTTCAGCTGGCCATCATGGAGGGTGGGGGGGCACCCATCACCTGCCCAGATATGGCCTGCCAGAAGACTGGCATGCTCCAGGACTCCGAG ATCACTGGCTTGGCTCGAGAAGATCAGGCGGAGCTGTATCAACGTCTAAAGTTTGAGAGAG gaGTGAAGTTGGACCCCAGCAAAGCCTGGTGCCCGGTGCTTGAATGTCAGGCGGTGTGCAACCTGCAGCCGAGCACTGAGGGCCAGCCCACCGCTGCATCATGCCCGACCTGCCACACCGTCTTCTGCTCCGGGTGCAGAGGGTCTTGGCAGGATGGCCATACCTGCCCAGAGCGCCAACCCATGATGTCACCCTCACTCTCGCATGAAAGCAG AGTCCACTCTGACAGTGACTCTGATGTGCCCATCAAGCAGTGTCCTATGTGTGGTATCTACATTGAGAGAAACCAGGGCTGTGCTCAGATGCTGTGTAAGAGCTGCAAACACACCTTCTGTTGGTACTGCCTGCAGAATCTGGAT GGTGATATTTTCCTGAGGCATTATGATAAAGGGCCGTGCAGAAACAAGCTGGGACACTCCAGGGCTTCGGTTATGTGGAACAGAACGCAG GTGGTGGGCATCCTGGTGGGAGTCAGCATCATCGTGCTGGTGACCTCTCCACTCCTCCTGCTGGCCTCGCCCTGCATCCTGTGCTGCGTGTGCAAACCCTGCAgcgggaaaaagaagaagaagaaaaggaagaaggacCTCAACCAGCCAGACTCCTCCACGTCGTAG
- the si:dkey-29h14.10 gene encoding uncharacterized protein si:dkey-29h14.10, with protein MDTSDPLALHLLNNSSVIKGKEKTPVFSPVMSCKASNMQRIMQVVHRVAQKSCRMVCQMLCCPLDNLLCDKVACCPAQNHQAKEDKTTQVTAWNPPSTILIVNISNSTLIDCVIGNDNYPSVVAQSQPLMQESDFHMHDQATCSCSYGQQGAALASLPPLPSAEPPSINIDSSHLNCVIIGDNNYMHAEQIHSNETDEPQV; from the exons ATGGATACCTCGGACCCTCTAGCTCTGCATCTTTTGAATAACAGCAGTGttataaaaggaaaagaaaaaacgcCCGTGTTCAGCCCG GTGATGTCATGTAAAGCCTCCAACATGCAGAGGATCATGCAGGTGGTGCACAGGGTGGCGCAGAAGAGCTGCAGGATGGTCTGTCAGATGCTCTGCTGCCCCTTAGACAACCTGCTGTGTGATAAGGTCGCATGCTGCCCAG CTCAAAATCATCAAGCAAAGGAGGATAAAACTACACAAG TGACAGCCTGGAATCCGCCGTCTACCATTTTGATCGTGAACATCAGCAACTCGACCCTGATCGACTGTGTCATTGGGAACGACAACTACCCATCTGTGGTGGCACAGAGTCAGCCTCTAATGCAGGAATCTGACTTCCACATGCACG atCAGGCGACATGCAGCTGCAGCTACGGGCAACAGGGAGCAGCACTggcctctcttcctcctcttccatcaGCAGAACCTCCGAGCATCAACATCGACAGCTCCCATCTCAACTGTGTCATCATCGGAGACAACAACTACATGCACGCCGAGCAGATCCACTCAAATGAAACAGATGAACCGCAAGTGTGA
- the drc9 gene encoding dynein regulatory complex protein 9: MSRLQSLRLAAALEVCPDQLDILGHIQTVQISREHEPAVEKTEPIRLRRDCQYVSQQVSELHLEMEEEQSFSSLQQVVEEKEQKKKAEHMRREAKRELEERKQTLQRQQEEFRANIHQLHERRILIKNLKYQEGHLSLKIDNEMVEKHLELELQLTQKEVSQTEKLQEERQELQHKQLGEEEIKVCEGSKKFLQNQHEKLQKQLQEWQQHSNQTVQEKELQLNSLYRLKTVNLDRLTDMRRKSRAMEQVVEEDRVEQEVLRQQQAEIRAATKLQAWWRGCMIRRGLGSFKKEEDKKGKKKKKEGKKKKK, from the exons ATGTCCCGGCTTCAGAGTCTGAGACTGGCAGCTGCACTGGAGGTCTGTCCTGACCAGTTGGACATACTGGGACATATTCAGACAGTGCAGATCAGCAGGGAACACGAGCCTGCAGTG gagaAAACCGAGCCTATCCGGCTGAGAAGAGACTG tcagTACGTCTCACAGCAGGTTTCAGAGCTGCATTTAGaaatggaggaggagcagagcttCAGTTCTCTGCAGCAGGTGGTGGAGGaaaaggagcagaagaagaaggcagagCACATGAGGAG agaggcaaagagagagctggaagagagaaaacaaactctACAGAGACAACAAGAGGAGTTCAGAGCGAACATACATCAACTGCAT GAGAGGCGCATACTCATCAAAAACCTGAAATATCAGGAGGGTCATCTGTCATTGAAGATAGACAATGAAATGGTGGAGAAACACCTTGAGCTAGAGCTCCAGCTGACACAAAAAGAGGTCAGCCAGACTGAGAAGCTGCAGGAGGAACGACAGGAG ctgcagcataaacagctgggggaggaggagataaaAGTTTGTGAGGGCTCGAAGAAATTCCTGCAAAATCAACATGAG AAGTtgcagaagcagctgcaggagtgGCAGCAACACTCAAATCAAACGGTGCAAGagaaagagctgcagctcaacAGTTTGTACCGCCTAAAAACAGTGAATCTGGACAGACTGACGGATATGAGGAGGAAG TCCAGGGCGATGGAGCAGGTAGTGGAGGAGGACAGGGTGGAGCAGGAGGTACTGCGCCAACAGCAGGCAGAAATCAGAGCTGCCACAAAG CTGCAGGCCTGGTGGAGAGGCTGCATGATCCGCCGGGGTCTCGGTagttttaaaaaagaggaagacaagaaaggcaagaagaagaagaaggaaggaaagaagaagaagaaatga